In Carboxydothermus pertinax, the sequence AAATGCCCAGTATGCGGGATTTACGCCGGCGAATTAAAAGTATTAAAAGCACCCAGCAAATCACCAAAGCCATGAAAATGGTGGCAGCAGCCAAACTTCGCCGGTCCCAGGAAATGGTGGTGGCCTCCCGCCCCTATGCCAAAAGAATTAAGGATGTTCTGGCCCGGGCAGCCGGAGCTACCACCGATACCAATCACCCCCTTTTAGAAAAAAGGGAAGTAAAGAGTACCGGCTATGTTTTAATCACTGCCGACCGCGGCCTCTGCGGCGGCTTTAACGCCAACCTCATTAGAAAAGCAGGTAACGAACTGAAGGAATTTGCCAATCCCAAGCTTGTTACCGTAGGACGTAAAGGCCGGGACTTCTTTAAAAAGCGGGGTTATGAAATTGTCGGCGAGTTTACGAACCTTGGCGAGTCGATTTCCTTTGAGGCGGCTCGGGTGATAGCTGGCTTTATTATGGAAAAGTACCTAGATGGCACCTTTGACGAAGTTTACCTTGTCTTTTCGGAATTTGTAAACCCCTTGGTCCAGCGGCCCCAGACAGTAAAACTCCTACCGCTGGAAGCTCCCGAAGAGGAGGCCGGGGGTGGCGAATATATCTTTGAACCGTCGGCGGATGCGGTATTAAACACCTTATTACCCAAGTATGTAGAAGTTCAGGTTTACCGGGCCCTTTTAGAGTCCAAAGCCTCCGAACATGGCGCCCGGATGACCGCCATGGATACCGCAACCGAAAACGCGACGGAAATGATTGCCAAGCTTACCTTGCAGCTAAACCGTGCCCGGCAGGCAGCGATTACCAAGGAAATTGCCGAGCTGGTAGGCGGTGCCGCTGCGCTTGAGGCCTAAGAGAAGGAGG encodes:
- the atpG gene encoding ATP synthase F1 subunit gamma, with the protein product MPSMRDLRRRIKSIKSTQQITKAMKMVAAAKLRRSQEMVVASRPYAKRIKDVLARAAGATTDTNHPLLEKREVKSTGYVLITADRGLCGGFNANLIRKAGNELKEFANPKLVTVGRKGRDFFKKRGYEIVGEFTNLGESISFEAARVIAGFIMEKYLDGTFDEVYLVFSEFVNPLVQRPQTVKLLPLEAPEEEAGGGEYIFEPSADAVLNTLLPKYVEVQVYRALLESKASEHGARMTAMDTATENATEMIAKLTLQLNRARQAAITKEIAELVGGAAALEA